The Brassica napus cultivar Da-Ae chromosome C7, Da-Ae, whole genome shotgun sequence genome has a segment encoding these proteins:
- the LOC125590219 gene encoding dof zinc finger protein DOF3.4-like — protein sequence MTTSDSGESRRTAMRPHDGITGLPPATEQQEQLPCPRCDSANTKFCYYNNYNFSQPRHFCKSCRRYWTHGGTLRDIPVGGGTRKAAKRSRTCSSSAGVLNAPLQATPVLFPQTSLSNGGSHAVNVTAPLENDGKGGSLSLCGSFTSLLNQNGNAASATTHGTGGFGSGLGSGYDDVSFGLGRAAWPFSTVGDAATTNAVSNGAHHAVQIPSTWQFEGLESSNAGGFVPGEYFAWPDLSITTPVSSLK from the coding sequence ATGACGACGTCTGACTCCGGCGAATCACGACGCACGGCGATGAGACCTCACGACGGAATAACGGGGCTTCCACCGGCCACGGAGCAGCAAGAGCAGCTCCCGTGTCCTCGCTGCGACTCAGCCAACACCAAGTTCTGTTACTACAACAACTACAACTTCTCCCAGCCTCGCCACTTCTGCAAATCCTGTCGCCGTTACTGGACTCACGGCGGAACTCTCCGCGACATTCCCGTCGGCGGTGGCACTCGCAAAGCCGCGAAACGCTCCCGCACTTGCTCCTCCTCCGCCGGAGTCCTCAACGCTCCGTTGCAAGCGACGCCTGTTCTCTTCCCTCAAACGTCGCTCTCTAACGGCGGTAGCCACGCCGTTAACGTTACCGCACCCCTCGAGAACGACGGAAAGGGAGGTTCTTTATCTCTCTGCGGCAGTTTCACATCTCTCCTGAACCAAAACGGCAACGCAGCGAGTGCCACTACGCATGGAACAGGCGGGTTTGGAAGCGGACTCGGGTCGGGTTATGATGACGTCAGCTTCGGACTCGGAAGAGCGGCTTGGCCGTTTTCAACCGTGGGTGACGCTGCAACGACGAATGCAGTGAGTAACGGTGCTCATCACGCGGTTCAGATACCATCCACGTGGCAGTTCGAGGGTTTAGAGAGCAGCAACGCCGGTGGGTTCGTCCCCGGTGAGTACTTTGCGTGGCCGGACCTCTCCATCACAACGCCAGTGAGCTCACTCAAATGA
- the LOC106425656 gene encoding pentatricopeptide repeat-containing protein At3g50420, with protein sequence MPLNELASSVVELTRRCVSTTALKRARQVHALILTAGAAHDSPYASNNLISMYARCDSLEQARKVFDTMPHRNVVSYNALCSAYSRSQSHASYAFDLITRMASESLKPNSSTFTSLVQVCTLLEDVVMGSLLHSQIIKLGFLDNVVVQTSVLGMYSSCGELESARKVFECVEGGDAVVWNTMISGRLRNGEIEEGLALFRTMLMSGVVPTQFTYSMVLNACSKLGSYSLGKLTHARIIVSDGLADSVVENALLDMYCSCGDVKEALFVFERIHNPNLVAWNSIISGCSENGFGEEAILMYGRLQRRFTPRPDEYTLSAVICATGETEWFIHGKLLHGQVMKLGYERSVFVGTTLLSMYFKNGEAESAQKVFDVIRERDIVLWTEMIVGQSRVGNSECAVQLFVEMYREKNSTDGFSLSSVLGACSDMASLRQGEVFHSLTVKTGFDSVMSVCGALVDMYGKTGKYSAAESVFSLVSNPDLKCWNSMLGAYSQHGMLEKALSFFEQILQNGLTPDAVTYLSLLVACSNSGSTQQGKFLWNQMKERGIKAGFKHYSCMVNLVSKAGLVDEALELIQESHPVNNNQTELWRTLLSACVNTRNLQMGLYAGEQILRLDPEDTATYILLSNLYAVKGRWEDVAEMRRKIRGLASAKDPGLSWIEVNNNSTQVFSSGDQSNTEVIQVQDELHRLKSNMLCRSSSPSIDQDQFLIEPDCSH encoded by the coding sequence ATGCCACTTAATGAACTAGCTTCTTCCGTCGTCGAGCTTACACGGAGATGCGTTTCAACCACCGCACTAAAACGGGCGCGTCAGGTCCACGCTCTCATCCTCACCGCGGGGGCAGCTCACGACTCCCCGTACGCAAGCAACAACCTCATCTCGATGTACGCGAGGTGCGACTCTCTAGAACAAGCGCGGAAGGTGTTCGACACAATGCCTCACAGAAACGTGGTTTCTTACAACGCGCTTTGTTCAGCGTATTCCCGGAGCCAAAGCCACGCAAGTTACGCTTTTGATCTGATAACCCGTATGGCGTCCGAGTCCTTGAAGCCTAACAGCTCGACTTTCACTAGCTTAGTGCAGGTCTGTACTTTGCTTGAGGATGTTGTAATGGGATCGTTGTTACATTCTCAGATCATAAAGCTTGGATTTTTAGACAATGTGGTTGTCCAGACATCGGTTTTGGGGATGTACTCCAGCTGCGGGGAGTTAGAATCTGCGAGGAAAGTCTTTGAGTGTGTAGAGGGTGGAGATGCGGTGGTTTGGAACACGATGATATCTGGGAGGTTGAGAAATGGTGAGATAGAAGAAGGGCTTGCGCTGTTTAGAACCATGTTGATGTCTGGTGTTGTTCCAACGCAGTTCACGTATTCGATGGTGCTCAATGCTTGTAGTAAGCTGGGAAGCTATTCATTAGGGAAACTAACCCATGCCCGGATAATAGTCTCGGATGGTTTGGCTGATTCAGTTGTTGAAAATGCACTTCTTGACATGTATTGCAGTTGTGGGGATGTGAAGGAAGCGCTCTTTGTGTTTGAGAGGATTCATAACCCAAATTTGGTTGCATGGAACTCGATTATCTCGGGTTGTTCAGAGAATGGATTTGGAGAGGAAGCGATTCTTATGTATGGAAGGTTACAGAGGAGGTTCACACCGAGGCCGGATGAATATACTCTCTCTGCTGTTATATGTGCGACAGGGGAAACAGAGTGGTTCATTCATGGAAAGCTTCTCCATGGACAGGTAATGAAACTAGGATATGAAAGGAGTGTTTTTGTTGGAACAACGCTCTTGTCTATGTACTTCAAGAACGGGGAAGCTGAATCTGCTCAGAAGGTGTTTGACGTGATTAGAGAGAGGGATATTGTTCTGTGGACTGAGATGATAGTAGGGCAATCGAGAGTAGGAAACAGCGAGTGTGCTGTCCAACTCTTCGTTGAAATGTACAGAGAAAAAAATAGCACTGATGGTTTTTCCCTGAGCAGTGTCTTGGGAGCGTGTTCAGATATGGCATCGCTAAGACAAGGTGAAGTGTTCCATTCCCTTACCGTGAAGACAGGATTTGATAGTGTTATGTCGGTATGTGGAGCCTTAGTAGACATGTATGGGAAAACTGGAAAATACAGTGCTGCAGAATCAGTATTCTCTCTTGTTTCGAATCCAGATTTGAAATGTTGGAACTCAATGCTAGGAGCTTATAGTCAGCATGGAATGTTAGAAAAGGCTCTGAGTTTCTTTGAACAGATCCTACAAAACGGTCTCACCCCTGATGCAGTAACGTACTTATCTCTATTAGTAGCCTGCAGCAACAGCGGATCAACTCAGCAAGGTAAGTTCCTGTGGAACCAAATGAAGGAGAGAGGCATCAAAGCCGGATTTAAGCACTATTCTTGCATGGTGAATTTGGTATCTAAAGCTGGGTTAGTAGACGAAGCACTGGAACTGATACAAGAATCTCATCCTGTAAACAACAACCAAACAGAGCTCTGGAGAACTCTGTTAAGCGCATGTGTCAACACAAGAAACTTGCAGATGGGACTATACGCAGGTGAGCAGATCCTGAGACTTGATCCAGAAGACACTGCAACATACATACTACTATCGAATCTTTATGCGGTGAAAGGGAGATGGGAGGATGTTGCAGAGATGAGAAGGAAGATTAGAGGATTAGCTTCTGCTAAAGATCCAGGATTGAGCTGGATTGAAGTGAACAATAACAGTACTCAAGTTTTTTCCTCTGGGGATCAGTCTAACACAGAAGTAATACAAGTGCAAGATGAATTACATAGGTTAAAGAGTAATATGTTGTGTagatcatcatcaccatccaTTGATCAAGATCAATTCCTTATAGAACCTGACTGTTCCCATTAA
- the LOC106425659 gene encoding methylesterase 10, translating to MQTQHMQQQHHHHFVLVHGSCHGAWCWFKLAGKLKANGQRVTAIELGGSGIDERRLDEVRSVSEYLEPLMSFMESLPEEEKVVLVGHSYGGIGTSLAMERFPTKISVGIFISAYMPHHESPPSVLIQEYFKRLPDGFAMDCEFTFEEGPGQPPSSVMFGNSFMKEKAYSNCQSEDLELAMTLVKPSRLYPKEMEGKDLLTKERYGSGKRVFIVCEGDNVVPEEIQRWMISNYEPNEVKVVEEAGHMAMITKPQQLSLLLQEIAAKYN from the exons ATGCAAACACAGCACATGCAACAACAACACCACCACCATTTCGTGCTTGTCCACGGATCATGTCATGGAGCATGGTGCTGGTTCAAGCTGGCGGGAAAGCTCAAGGCCAATGGTCAACGAGTGACAGCTATTGAACTTGGTGGGTCCGGTATCGACGAGAGGCGGCTCGACGAGGTTCGTTCTGTCTCCGAGTATCTAGAGCCTTTGATGAGTTTCATGGAGTCTCTTCCTGAGGAAGAGAAGGTGGTCCTTGTTGGTCATAGCTATGGTGGCATTGGAACTTCTCTCGCTATGGAAAGGTTTCCGACCAAAATCTCTGTCGGAATCTTCATCTCTGCTTATATGCCACACCATGAGTCTCCCCCTTCCGTTCTCATTCAAGAG TATTTCAAACGTCTCCCTGATGGATTCGCCATGGATTGTGAGTTTACATTCGAGGAAGGACCAGGACAGCCGCCAAGTTCAGTTATGTTCGGTAATAGCTTCATGAAGGAGAAGGCATATAGTAATTGCCAGTCAGAG GATCTAGAACTAGCCATGACGTTGGTGAAACCGAGCAGGTTATACCCAAAGGAAATGGAAGGTAAAGATTTGCTGACCAAGGAGAGGTATGGATCTGGGAAGAGAGTGTTTATCGTCTGCGAAGGTGACAACGTGGTTCCAGAGGAGATTCAGAGGTGGATGATTAGTAACTACGAACCTAATGAAGTGAAAGTGGTCGAAGAAGCTGGTCACATGGCTATGATCACCAAGCCTCAACAGCTTTCTCTACTGCTACAGGAAATAGCAGCAAAATACAACTGA
- the LOC106425658 gene encoding serine/threonine-protein kinase SRK2D: MDPTAAAVMPIDLPIIHESDRYDFVRDIGSGNFGVARLMTDRVTKELVAVKYIERGDKIDENVQREIINHRSLRHPNIVRFKEVILTPSHLAIVMEYASGGELYDRICNAGRFSEDEARFFFQQLISGVNYCHAMQICHRDLKLENTLLDGSPAPRLKICDFGYSKSSVLHSQPKSTVGTPAYIAPEILLRQEYDGKMADVWSCGVTLYVMLVGAYPFEDPAEPRDYRKTIQRILSVTYSIPEDLNLSPGCRQLISRIFVADPATRISIPEIKSHEWFLKNLPGDLMDENRMSSQFQEPEQPMQSLDTIMQIISEATIPTVRNRCLDDFMADNLDLDDDMDDFDSESEIDVDSSGEIVYAL, from the exons ATGGATCCGACGGCGGCGGCGGTGATGCCGATTGATTTGCCGATCATACACGAGAGCGATCGGTACGACTTCGTGAGAGATATTGGGTCTGGCAACTTCGGGGTAGCTCGTCTCATGACCGATAGAGTTACAAAGGAGCTCGTCGCTGTTAAGTACATCGAGAGAGGTGACAAA aTTGATGAGAATGTGCAGAgggagatcatcaaccacaggTCCTTGAGGCATCCTAATATCGTCAGGTTTAAGGAGGTCATTTTGACGCCTAGCCATCTGGCTATTGTGATGGAGTATGCTTCTGGTGGTGAGCTTTATGACCGCATCTGTAACGCTGGCCGCTTCAGTGAAGATGAG GCTCGGTTCTTCTTTCAGCAGCTTATCTCTGGTGTTAATTACTGTCATGCCATG CAAATATGTCATCGAGACCTGAAGCTGGAGAATACATTGTTGGATGGAAGTCCTGCCCCTCGTTTGAAAATTTGTGATTTTGGTTACTCCAAG TCTTCTGTTCTTCACTCGCAACCAAAGTCAACTGTTGGTACTCCTGCGTACATCGCACCAGAGATTCTTCTTCGTCAGGAATATGATGGCAAG ATGGCAGATGTGTGGTCATGTGGTGTGACCTTATACGTTATGTTGGTTGGAGCATATCCATTTGAGGATCCAGCTGAGCCAAGAGACTATCGAAAGACTATACAA AGAATCCTTAGTGTCACATACTCAATCCCTGAGGACTTAAACCTCTCACCAGGATGTCGCCAGCTAATCTCAAGGATCTTCGTAGCCGATCCAGCAACG AGAATCAGCATCCCAGAGATCAAATCCCATGAATGGTTCTTGAAGAATCTCCCAGGCGATCTGATGGACGAGAACAGAATGAGTAGTCAGTTCCAAGAGCCGGAGCAGCCGATGCAGAGCCTTGACACTATCATGCAGATCATCTCGGAGGCTACCATTCCAACCGTTAGAAACCGTTGCCTTGATGACTTCATGGCTGATAATCTTGACCTAGACGATGACATGGATGACTTTGATTCCGAATCTGAGATTGATGTTGACAGTAGCGGAGAGATAGTTTATGCTCTTTGA